A part of Thermus sp. LT1-2-5 genomic DNA contains:
- the bshB1 gene encoding bacillithiol biosynthesis deacetylase BshB1, translating into MLDLLVIAPHPDDGELGCGGTLARAKAEGLSTGILDLTRGEMGSKGTPEEREKEVAEASRILGLDFRGNLGLPDGGLADLPEPRYRLAEAMRKLRPRVVFAPLEADRHPDHTAASRLAVAAIHLAGLRKAPVEGEPHRVERLFFYPGNHPFTPSFLVKISAFIDQWEQAVLAYKSQFRGEAVSETVGPKGVEARKAMRRYFGNYLGVDYAEPFVSPLPVLYVPWSRA; encoded by the coding sequence ATGCTTGACCTTTTGGTCATCGCCCCCCATCCCGACGACGGGGAGCTCGGGTGCGGGGGGACCTTGGCCCGGGCCAAGGCGGAGGGGCTTTCCACGGGCATTTTGGACCTAACCCGGGGGGAGATGGGCTCCAAGGGCACCCCCGAGGAGCGGGAAAAGGAGGTGGCGGAGGCGAGCCGCATCCTGGGTTTGGACTTCCGCGGGAACCTAGGCCTTCCCGATGGGGGGCTTGCGGACCTCCCCGAGCCGCGCTACCGCCTGGCCGAGGCGATGCGGAAGCTCAGGCCGCGGGTGGTGTTCGCCCCCCTCGAGGCCGACCGCCACCCCGACCACACCGCAGCAAGCCGCTTGGCGGTGGCCGCTATTCACCTGGCGGGCCTGAGGAAGGCCCCTGTGGAAGGGGAGCCCCACCGGGTGGAACGGCTTTTCTTCTACCCCGGCAACCACCCCTTCACCCCCAGTTTCCTGGTGAAGATCTCCGCCTTCATAGACCAGTGGGAGCAAGCGGTCCTGGCCTACAAGAGCCAGTTCAGGGGCGAGGCGGTGAGCGAAACGGTAGGCCCCAAGGGGGTGGAGGCCCGCAAGGCCATGCGCCGCTACTTTGGCAACTACCTGGGGGTGGACTACGCCGAGCCCTTCGTGAGCCCTTTGCCCGTGCTCTACGTCCCTTGGTCCCGGGCCTAG
- the argF gene encoding ornithine carbamoyltransferase has translation MGGDALTLPKDLLDFSGYGAQAIRDLVSLAERFKRERYRGEDLKGKVLALLFEKPSLRTRTTLEVAMVHLGGHAVYLDQKQVGIGEREPVKDIAKNLERFVEGIAARVYRHETVAALARHARVPVINALSDWAHPLQALADLLTLKEAFGGWEGLEVAWVGDGNNVLNSLLEVAPLVGLRVRVATPRGYEPDPALLERAKAYFTHDPKEAAFGAHALYTDVWTSMGQEAEREKRLRDFRGFQVNGELLTLLHPEGIFLHCLPAHYGEETTEEAVHGPRSRVFDQAENRLHTAKAVLLTLLK, from the coding sequence ATGGGGGGAGACGCCCTGACCCTGCCTAAGGACCTTTTGGACTTTTCCGGCTACGGCGCCCAGGCCATCCGGGACCTCGTGTCCCTGGCGGAGCGGTTTAAGCGGGAGCGTTACCGGGGGGAAGACCTTAAGGGCAAGGTCCTCGCCCTCCTCTTTGAGAAGCCCTCCTTGCGCACCCGCACCACCCTGGAGGTGGCTATGGTCCACCTGGGGGGGCATGCGGTCTACCTGGACCAGAAGCAGGTGGGCATCGGGGAGCGGGAGCCCGTGAAGGACATCGCCAAGAACCTGGAGCGCTTCGTGGAGGGGATCGCCGCCCGGGTTTACCGGCACGAGACGGTGGCGGCCTTAGCCCGCCACGCCCGGGTTCCCGTCATCAATGCCCTTTCCGACTGGGCTCATCCCCTCCAGGCCCTGGCCGACCTCCTCACCCTCAAGGAGGCCTTCGGGGGATGGGAAGGCCTCGAGGTGGCCTGGGTGGGGGACGGGAACAACGTCTTGAACTCCCTTCTGGAAGTGGCCCCCCTGGTGGGGCTACGGGTGCGGGTGGCCACCCCTAGGGGCTACGAGCCCGACCCCGCCCTTCTGGAGAGGGCCAAGGCTTACTTCACCCACGATCCCAAGGAGGCCGCCTTTGGGGCCCACGCCCTCTACACGGACGTCTGGACCAGCATGGGCCAGGAGGCGGAGCGGGAAAAGCGCCTAAGGGACTTCCGGGGCTTCCAGGTGAACGGGGAGCTCCTCACCCTCCTCCACCCGGAAGGGATCTTCCTCCACTGCCTTCCCGCCCACTACGGGGAAGAAACCACGGAGGAAGCGGTGCACGGTCCCAGAAGCCGGGTGTTTGACCAGGCGGAAAACCGCCTTCACACCGCCAAAGCCGTCCTCCTCACCTTGCTAAAGTAG
- the argC gene encoding N-acetyl-gamma-glutamyl-phosphate reductase has protein sequence MGILGASGYGGAELLRLLKAHPGVELVGFSSRKHEGKALSAAWPQLWDERPFASQEEVLERADVLFLALPNGLAMGIVPEALKAGKRVIDLSGDYRLPPEVYEAWYGIRHQSPELYAQAVYGLPELHREELREARLVANPGCYVTAATLALAPLAAEGVLRGAFLVGLSGVSGAGREGEGTFFAEVNENLKPYKVGGTHRHIPEMEQNLGRLLAQGRRVRTHGPRREVRLSFTPHLVPMTRGILLTAEAEVEGAWSQEALDALYRDFYLGEPFVRVLAGLPETKGTYAANRVDLKPLYEERTGRVLVFAALDNLVKGMAGQAVQNLNLMLGLPEDTALPKEGVWP, from the coding sequence GTGGGGATCCTAGGGGCCTCGGGCTACGGCGGGGCGGAGCTCCTCCGCCTCCTTAAGGCCCACCCGGGGGTGGAGCTGGTGGGCTTTTCCAGCCGCAAGCACGAGGGCAAGGCCCTTTCCGCTGCCTGGCCCCAGCTTTGGGACGAACGGCCCTTTGCCTCCCAGGAAGAGGTCTTGGAGCGGGCCGACGTCCTGTTCCTGGCCCTCCCCAACGGCCTTGCCATGGGAATCGTCCCCGAGGCCCTAAAGGCGGGTAAGCGGGTCATAGACCTTTCCGGGGACTACCGCCTCCCCCCGGAGGTCTACGAGGCTTGGTACGGGATCCGCCACCAAAGCCCGGAGCTATACGCCCAGGCCGTCTACGGCCTACCCGAGCTCCACCGGGAGGAGCTCAGGGAGGCCCGCCTGGTGGCAAACCCCGGTTGCTACGTCACCGCCGCCACCTTGGCCCTCGCCCCCCTGGCGGCGGAGGGGGTTCTTCGGGGGGCCTTCCTGGTGGGCCTAAGCGGGGTTTCGGGGGCGGGCCGGGAGGGGGAGGGCACCTTCTTCGCCGAGGTGAACGAGAACCTCAAGCCCTACAAGGTGGGGGGCACCCACCGCCACATCCCCGAGATGGAGCAGAACCTGGGCCGCCTCCTGGCCCAGGGGCGCAGGGTGCGGACCCACGGGCCCAGGCGGGAGGTGCGCCTTTCCTTCACCCCCCACCTGGTGCCCATGACCCGGGGCATCCTCCTCACCGCCGAGGCGGAGGTGGAGGGGGCCTGGAGCCAAGAGGCCCTGGATGCCCTCTACCGGGACTTCTACCTGGGGGAGCCCTTCGTGCGGGTTCTGGCGGGGCTTCCCGAAACCAAGGGCACCTACGCCGCCAACCGGGTGGACCTCAAGCCCCTGTACGAGGAGAGGACGGGGCGCGTCCTGGTTTTCGCCGCTTTGGACAACTTGGTGAAGGGCATGGCGGGGCAGGCGGTGCAGAACCTGAACCTGATGCTAGGCCTTCCCGAGGACACCGCCTTGCCCAAGGAGGGCGTATGGCCGTGA
- the argJ gene encoding bifunctional glutamate N-acetyltransferase/amino-acid acetyltransferase ArgJ gives MAVRLPRGFRAGATRAGIKPSGKPDLALLVSGLPAHWAYAATQNRAAAPSIHRGRALYASSAPLKAVVVNAGNANCATGERGFRDDARMAELAALRLGLAPEEVLTASTGVIGVPLPVEKIEAGLPQVELTPYADAFAEAILTTDLVPKVAEAEVAGARVVGIAKGSGMIHPNMATMLAFLVTDASVPQEALREAWRGIVDRTFNQVTVDGDTSTNDLALVLANGAYGEVPLDAFFQALEGVARELAKRIARDGEGATKLMVVRVVGAATEAEARQAARAVAQSLLWKSALYGNDPNWGRILAALGNSGARFDPLRVRIFLQGIPLYAGGVLPFDREAASQAMRREVVEVLADLGEGEGAAEAYGCDLTEGYVRINALYTT, from the coding sequence ATGGCCGTGAGGTTACCCAGGGGTTTCCGCGCCGGGGCTACCCGGGCGGGCATCAAGCCCTCAGGCAAGCCGGACCTGGCCCTTTTGGTCTCTGGGCTTCCCGCCCACTGGGCCTACGCCGCCACCCAGAACCGGGCCGCCGCCCCCTCCATCCACCGGGGGAGGGCGCTTTACGCTTCCTCGGCACCCCTGAAAGCCGTGGTGGTGAACGCCGGCAACGCCAACTGCGCCACCGGGGAGCGGGGCTTTCGGGACGATGCGCGGATGGCGGAGCTCGCCGCCTTGCGCCTGGGCCTCGCCCCGGAAGAGGTGCTCACCGCCTCTACCGGGGTGATTGGGGTGCCCCTGCCCGTGGAGAAGATCGAAGCGGGCCTGCCCCAGGTGGAGCTCACCCCTTACGCCGATGCCTTCGCCGAGGCCATCCTCACCACCGACCTGGTGCCCAAGGTGGCGGAGGCGGAGGTGGCGGGGGCTAGGGTGGTGGGCATCGCCAAGGGGAGCGGGATGATCCACCCCAACATGGCCACCATGCTGGCCTTTTTGGTCACGGACGCCTCGGTGCCCCAGGAGGCCTTGCGGGAGGCCTGGAGGGGCATCGTGGATCGCACCTTCAACCAGGTGACCGTGGACGGGGACACCTCTACCAACGACCTGGCCCTGGTCCTGGCCAACGGGGCCTATGGCGAGGTTCCTTTGGACGCCTTCTTCCAGGCCTTGGAAGGGGTGGCCCGGGAGCTGGCCAAGCGGATCGCCCGGGATGGGGAAGGGGCCACCAAGCTCATGGTGGTGCGGGTGGTGGGGGCGGCCACGGAGGCGGAGGCGAGGCAAGCGGCCAGGGCGGTGGCGCAAAGCCTCCTATGGAAAAGCGCCCTTTACGGGAACGATCCCAACTGGGGGCGGATCCTGGCCGCCTTGGGCAACTCGGGGGCCCGGTTTGACCCCTTGCGGGTGCGCATCTTCCTTCAGGGCATACCCCTCTATGCCGGCGGGGTCCTTCCCTTTGACCGGGAAGCGGCGAGCCAGGCCATGCGCCGGGAGGTGGTGGAGGTCCTGGCTGACCTCGGGGAAGGGGAGGGGGCGGCGGAGGCCTACGGGTGCGACCTCACCGAGGGGTATGTGCGGATTAATGCGTTGTACACGACTTGA
- a CDS encoding DUF420 domain-containing protein: protein MKDLLGLLAVWSIGLSGLALVVGVVLIRRGERVWHHRTMLLATALAALFLVFYLTKWGLYGTTAYGGPEAWRGAYYFILVTHTLLAALNGPLALYVIWRALRGEFTLHKRWAKVLVPVWLYVALTGWVIYLVLKRYGVESGGIAF, encoded by the coding sequence ATGAAGGACCTTCTTGGCTTGCTTGCTGTCTGGAGCATCGGCCTCTCGGGTTTGGCCCTTGTGGTGGGGGTGGTTTTGATCCGCCGAGGGGAGCGGGTTTGGCACCACCGCACCATGCTCCTCGCCACCGCCTTGGCGGCGCTTTTCCTGGTCTTCTACCTCACCAAATGGGGGCTTTACGGCACCACGGCCTACGGGGGGCCGGAGGCGTGGCGGGGGGCGTACTACTTCATTCTCGTCACCCACACCCTCCTCGCTGCCCTCAACGGTCCCTTGGCCCTTTACGTCATCTGGCGGGCCCTTAGGGGGGAGTTCACCCTCCACAAGCGCTGGGCCAAGGTTTTGGTGCCCGTATGGCTCTACGTGGCCCTCACGGGCTGGGTGATCTACCTGGTGCTCAAGCGTTACGGGGTGGAGTCGGGGGGGATCGCCTTCTAG
- a CDS encoding septum site-determining protein MinC encodes MRLRATPKALALRLDGGESPEDLARLTLPEGLPLEVEVAGPVSQEVLQALLALGRPLTLVPSRSHKSLGTLVVGKTLRAGERAEHPGTIVVLGDVNPGAEVVAGGDVIVVGKLRGLAHAGAGGDEDRFIFALSLAAKQLRIGPHLAQAPEGEVAEGPELARVVEGRIVVEPWSRRRSPPTPPRNA; translated from the coding sequence ATGCGCCTACGCGCCACGCCCAAGGCCCTGGCCCTGCGGCTGGACGGGGGGGAAAGCCCCGAGGACCTAGCCCGCCTCACCCTGCCCGAAGGCCTTCCCCTGGAGGTGGAGGTGGCGGGCCCCGTGTCCCAAGAGGTCCTCCAAGCCCTCCTGGCCCTGGGCCGCCCCCTCACCCTAGTGCCCTCCCGGAGCCACAAAAGCCTAGGCACCCTGGTGGTGGGGAAGACCCTACGGGCCGGGGAGCGGGCGGAACACCCCGGCACCATCGTGGTCCTGGGGGACGTGAACCCGGGGGCCGAGGTGGTGGCGGGGGGTGACGTGATCGTGGTGGGCAAGCTCCGGGGCCTGGCCCACGCCGGGGCGGGAGGGGACGAGGACCGCTTCATCTTCGCCCTCAGCCTGGCCGCCAAGCAACTCCGCATCGGGCCCCACCTGGCTCAGGCCCCTGAAGGGGAGGTGGCGGAAGGCCCGGAGCTGGCCCGGGTGGTGGAGGGAAGGATCGTGGTGGAGCCCTGGTCTAGAAGGCGATCCCCCCCGACTCCACCCCGTAACGCTTGA